The genomic segment CGGCGACGCGTCGCATGCGTGGCGCGTCGAATATAAAAAGTATTGGCATTGCCCGGGGAAGCACGTCGCGTGCTGGGCATGACAATCGAAAAGACAGCTAAAAATGACACACAAGATACGCGTCGCCGTGGCCGACGATCATCACTGCGTTCGTGCCGGCATCCGGTACCTGCTGCAGGACAACCCGAATATCGAGGTCGTCGGTGAGGCATCCGACACGCATGGTCTGGCGGTACTGCTGGATGCTCACCCGTGCGACGTTGTCGTCTCGGATATCGGCATGCCGGGAATCGACGGCGCGAGCAACTCGGTGTCGTTCCTGCGCCGCGTGTTGCGAGGCGGGCCGCGTCCTAACGTCATTGTGCTGACCATGAATTGTCATCCGCCTATGCTCGGCGGCCTGCTGAACATAGGTGTGACTGGAATCGTCAGTAAGCGTGACGCCGTGTCGGCTTTGATCGACGCGATCGAGGCCGTCGTTGCCGGTGAGATTTATCTGTCGGAGCAAGCGAGTATCGCGATCGGGAGCGCTGATCCGGAGCCACAGCTCCGCGCCGGCGTGCTCAGCGCACGTGAGTGGGAGGTGTTCCAGCTCTACGTGCAGGGCATGGCGGTGAGCAGGATTGCGGCGCGTTTGCAGCGTAGCGGCAAGACTATTAGTACGCAAAAGCGCAGTGCAATGCGCAAGCTCGGATTGGAAACAGACTCTGAACTGATCGAATACGCCCGGCAAATCGGCCTGGCCTGACAGAGGGCAGGTGGTGCGCTGTCCGAAAATCGTTCTGATGACGAAGGAATTTAAGAGTTTTCCCATTGGTACGTCGAGGTTCCCCTTCGATAATTCTGAATTCATTGAGACTGCATTGCTCGATTGCCGGATGGCAAAGGTGTTCTGCGATCCTGAGTGATAGAGCGCGAGAATATTCAGGGTGGATGCCTTAGTGCAATTGTGCGGCGCCGTCTGCCTCGTACACAGAAAATGGGAGGGGCGATGGTTGCGTTAGGTAAGCGTTTGTGTGGCGAAGGAATCGGGACTGCGTGGATCGTGTTCGTCGGCTGTGGCAGTTCCGTGCTGGACACCCGTGCAGTTTTGCAGGGCTATGGCGGACTGGAGATGTCGCTAGCATTTGGTCTCGCATTTATCACGGCCAGTTATGCGTTCGGAAAGACCTCGGGCGCGCATTTCAATCCTGCTGTCACCGTCGGTTTTACTGTTGCACAACGTTTTCCCGTTAAGGATCTGCTGCCCTATATCGTCGCGCAAACTCTCGGCGCGATTGCGGCTGCTGCGTTACTCCTCTACATCGCGAACGGGCGCCCAGGTTTCGATTTAGGTGCGAGCGAATTCGCGGCTAACGGTTTTGGCGAACATTCTCCTGCCGACTATCCAATGCATTCGGCGTTGGTCGTCGAATTTGTGCTGTCTTTCGCGTTTGTCATTGCGAGCCTGTCGATTGTTGGCCGTGAAAAGCTGGCGTCGATTGCTCCGCTGGTCGTCGGCGCGTGCTTGACGCTTGCTTATCTGGTATCGATTCCGGTTACCAACGGTTCGATTAATCCCGCCCGCTCCACGGCTCAGGCGCTGTTTGTCGGCAATTGGGCGCTGGACCAACTGTGGCTGTTCTGGGCTGCACCATTGGCGGCTGGCATCGTCGCCGGGGTCCTGTTTCCCTTCCTGAAAGAAAGCTCCGATTCGTCACGCGTCGCGCTTGCGGATGGTCAGGGGGATATCGCGTGAGTTGATCCCGGTGACAAATGTTCTGTTCATTCGCCGTTTTCTCCAGCGTATCGCTTTGATGCCAGCGCTCAAACGCACGGCGTTGTGTCTGCTCGCGGCGCCCTTATTGCTGGCCGTGCAAATGACGTCTGCCGCGCAGACACCTGGGGTTCAACCAAGTTCTCCAGCCGTCCACGCTTTTCCTGAAAAATTGACTGTCGGTGTACTCGCCGGCGGGTGGATGCCGTTCGACGTGTTGCAGGACAATCGGCTCAGTGGCGTCAGCGGTGACTATTTGCGCGCGCTGGTCGGACAAAACGTCGTTATCGAAACCAGGACGTTTGCGGATATGCCGCAACTATTTGCGGCTGCCTGCGCCGGTCGAGTCGACATCGTGATGAGCCTTGCCCGCACTCCCGAGCGCGAACGTTGCATCAACTTCACTGCGCCTTATTTCCACTCGACGGTCTCGGCGGTTGTGCGCAGGAATGGCGAGCAGTACGCCGGCGTAGCTCAGCTCGCCGAAGCGCGCATTGCCGTCGAGCGAGGTTTTGCTCTTGAACGTTCGATCCGCGACGGCTTTCCGCGCGCGGAGATCGACACGTTTGCCTCCACGCGCGCGGCGCTCGCCGCAGTAGTCCGTGGCGGCGCCGACGCTTATCTCGGTTTTACGCCGGTCGTCCAGTACGAATTGGGTACTGAGGAATTCCGAGATCTGCGGGTTGCGTTCGAAGAAGCGGGCCGAACGTCCGACTTACGCTTTGGCGTGCCGCGCGGCAACACGTTGCTGCGAGATCAACTGAACCAGGCGCTTGCGTCGATGAACCCTGCCGACAGCGCTGCGATCCGCTTGCGCTGGTTGTCCGGCAATTTCGACTCGGAGCCGGAAACCGGCACTCCTCGCCTCGATCTGAGCTTGCAGGAAAAAGCGTGGCTTCGCTCGCTGCCGCCATTGAAAGTCGGCTTCGACAGTAACGGACCGCCGTTCAGCTATGTCGACGAGATGGGCCGTCCCGCTGGCATCGCCGCCGACTATCTGGCGTATCTGAGCCGGAGCCTCGGCGTGGCGTTCAACCGCGCGCGCACGTCCGACTGGGCCTCCACG from the Paraburkholderia fungorum genome contains:
- the aqpZ gene encoding aquaporin Z translates to MVALGKRLCGEGIGTAWIVFVGCGSSVLDTRAVLQGYGGLEMSLAFGLAFITASYAFGKTSGAHFNPAVTVGFTVAQRFPVKDLLPYIVAQTLGAIAAAALLLYIANGRPGFDLGASEFAANGFGEHSPADYPMHSALVVEFVLSFAFVIASLSIVGREKLASIAPLVVGACLTLAYLVSIPVTNGSINPARSTAQALFVGNWALDQLWLFWAAPLAAGIVAGVLFPFLKESSDSSRVALADGQGDIA
- a CDS encoding response regulator transcription factor; the protein is MTHKIRVAVADDHHCVRAGIRYLLQDNPNIEVVGEASDTHGLAVLLDAHPCDVVVSDIGMPGIDGASNSVSFLRRVLRGGPRPNVIVLTMNCHPPMLGGLLNIGVTGIVSKRDAVSALIDAIEAVVAGEIYLSEQASIAIGSADPEPQLRAGVLSAREWEVFQLYVQGMAVSRIAARLQRSGKTISTQKRSAMRKLGLETDSELIEYARQIGLA